From the Gadus chalcogrammus isolate NIFS_2021 chromosome 15, NIFS_Gcha_1.0, whole genome shotgun sequence genome, one window contains:
- the tasp1 gene encoding threonine aspartase 1, protein MEDLITCVEEQPQPQPPSSLPNSWTNQHSDSAQRTDEEPKAVGGFVLVHAGAGYHSESKAKEYKHVCKRACQRAVERLRAGALAMEAVAAALVELEDSPFTNAGMGSNLNLSGEIECDASIMDGKSLHYGSVGAIRGIKNPVLVAHRLLSEAQKGKLSAGRIPPCFLVGRGAHDWAVAHGIPPCPAEKMATKFSLSAYKRNKRKMEIAEKMDTPENPMKRRRQSSETENGSECLDTVGAIVVDQEGNVASAVSSGGLAMKHPGRVGQAAHYGCGCWAQNSCNSNPYSTAVSTSGCGEHLIRTMLARECSVALQAEDAHQALLDAMQNQFISSPFLASEDRVLGGVIVLRCCRCEEDPPSQDLQASLVEFLWSHSTESMCVGYMSAQDSRAKTHISRLPPGAVPGHSLAIEGGVCRLTSGAQAAP, encoded by the exons ATGGAGGATCTAATCACCTGTGTTGAGGAGCAGCCGCAACCGCAACCGCCTTCCTCTCTTCCAAACTCATGGACCAATCAGCACTCAGACTCAGCTCAGAGGACAGACGAAGAGCCCAAAGCTGTCGGTGGATTTGTATTAGTACACGCTG GGGCCGGATACCATTCTGAGTCAAAGGCCAAGGAGTACAAACATGTCTGCAAAAGGGCTTGCCAGAGA GCCGTGGAGAGGCTCCGGGCCGGGGCACTGGCCATGGAGGCCGTTGCGGCAGCGCTGGTGGAACTGGAG GACTCTCCCTTCACCAACGCCGGGATGGGCTCCAACCTGAACCTCTCCGGGGAGATCGAGTGCGACGCCAGCATCATGGACGGCAAGTCGCTGCACTACGGCTCCGTGGGCGCCATACGAG GAATAAAGAACCCTGTCCTGGTGGCCCACCGCCTGCTGAGCGAGGCCCAGAAAGGGAAGCTATCGGCAGGCAGAATCCCACCCTG CTTCCTGGTGGGGAGGGGAGCGCACGACTGGGCCGTTGCTCACGGGATTCCCCCCTGCCCCGCGGAGAAAATGGCCACAA AGTTCAGTTTGTCGGCCTACAAGAGGAACAAGCGAAAGATGGAGATTGCAGAGAAGATGGACACACCGGAGAACCCGATGAAGAGAAGGCGACAGTCCAGTGAGACT GAGAACGGCTCTGAGTGTCTTGACACCGTGGGGGCCATCGTGGTGGACCAGGAGGGAAACGTGGCTTCAGCCGTCTCCAGCGGCGGGCTGGCTATGAAACACCCCGGCAGGGTGGGCCAG GCCGCTCATTACGGATGTGGCTGCTGGGCCCAGAACAGCTGTAACTCAAACCCTTACTCCACAGCAGTGAGTACCTCAG GCTGCGGGGAGCATCTGATCCGCACTATGCTGGCGCGGGAGTGCTCCGTCGCCCTGCAGGCTGAAGACGCTCACCAGGCTCTGCTGGACGCTATGCAAAACCAGTTCATCA gCTCCCCCTTCCTAGCCAGCGAGGACCGTGTGTTGGGTGGGGTGATTGTGCTCCGATGCTGCCGCTGCGAGGAAGACCCGCCGTCCCAAGACCTCCAGGCCTCTCTGG tgGAGTTCCTGTGGAGCCATAGCACGGAGAGCATGTGCGTGGGCTACATGTCAGCCCAGGACAGCCGGGCCAAG ACCCACATCTCCAGGCTGCCCCCAGGGGCGGTGCCAGGCCACTCCCTGGCCATCGAGGGGGGGGTGTGCCGGCTGACCAGCGGCGCCCAGGCTGCCCCGTAG